A genomic region of Streptomyces rimosus contains the following coding sequences:
- a CDS encoding CU044_2847 family protein, translated as MRDRAHLIELPDGTQVWARVSRLDITGDPDEEYDDVGVWDALGARVEGLRELVGGVAASLRAATERVAPDETSVSFGVEVAAKPGRAVALLADGEAKANLSVTLTWRRGEREAAAVDQGRSDGRGPDDSGA; from the coding sequence ATGCGCGATCGCGCACATCTCATCGAGCTGCCCGACGGGACCCAGGTCTGGGCCCGCGTCTCCCGGTTGGACATAACGGGCGATCCGGATGAAGAGTACGACGACGTGGGCGTCTGGGACGCCCTCGGCGCCCGCGTGGAGGGGCTGCGCGAGCTGGTCGGCGGGGTCGCGGCCAGTCTGCGGGCGGCTACCGAGCGGGTGGCTCCGGACGAGACCAGCGTCAGTTTCGGGGTGGAGGTGGCGGCCAAGCCGGGCCGCGCCGTGGCGCTGCTCGCGGACGGTGAGGCCAAGGCGAACCTGTCGGTGACGCTCACCTGGCGGCGCGGGGAGCGGGAAGCGGCGGCGGTGGATCAGGGCCGGAGCGACGGCCGAGGGCCGGACGATTCGGGCGCGTGA
- a CDS encoding SAV_2336 N-terminal domain-related protein gives MPAGGPGHGPLGEIVARLRAAGLPADARALADALWLARWITPGAADGDVTPAEETVPPTAQGPKPATFSVDSRGRDSARDTPSVTEPAARDRPRRTEVDLLPAQDDRTLAPDHGRLGEVGIPVASAFPGLLPLQRALRPIQRYHPPVAPVRQELDEDATAELSAHAEMIIPVLRGVRRRAASLRLLMDGSSSMAVWEQMLHDLRQVCERVGAFRDVTVHYLHPYGDEVGVAAGPGRDAPLRPADQLHDPTGHHVTLIVSDCAGPLWRDGRIQRLLYRWVADAPLAVVQPLPQRMWARTLLPAVAGTLVRQQGPYRALDFRPARRRRRTPATAGQTQGGTRERAVPVLSAAPAALGGWARLAAADSGLSLRGAAAVVRCDHGLGTDVARAAERPEPSRLVREFEQTASPDARHLAVHLSAVPLALPVIQLVQRAMLPQTGPAELAEVLLSGLIEQLPDPAGPPGGEGPAGGPWYEFVPGVRDELLSRLSAGEAALVLKHCSLYIERTFGRSARNFPAVAVAMLSGSGREPTTGQRAVPEPFARISERVLRRFEPALRTPAQLSYAPDGPAAEGAALLARYEQEGTVRDLIEAVRLLRAAAQSLPAAGTDLARALLHGWAKWRQPDALEEAERAVRAAAEAVGGDPAQTPDGDGEARVRALIVLARVRYAAAQERGAAGYPDGERSALEEAARHLDTACGLMSLLDPRVLESMVLRTEVLRRLAALPSAATAFTGRAADPLDEAEQALTTLLEQWPSGEQVPGEIYAARGGVLLDQARRAAGHEEATETYAGALALRATADLDAATTLLRRRGGSADREVCETLLELAQARSLLGGGTGPDAVLPVLERARALARELRDPALEAESLSRTAEAYSALHARTADPEALDAAIDALAAALRLTTPDSPEHSSLLARRGAALLLRARLEPPGDQAKRLANEAVHVLREALGRVAPHDPELGSHRLLFGRALRLRHDRQPSLADLHEADWVLELAARSSADPVVSAEAWLEVGDVQLVLDRRFDSRERHDRAAAAYRRAAAAAERAGSPLLAARAHHRRAGVLEDTAGPQAALPAYRESWEQWQRASEENGPEARRTRERMRALEPSE, from the coding sequence GTGCCGGCCGGCGGACCGGGCCACGGCCCCCTCGGTGAGATCGTCGCACGGCTGCGCGCGGCCGGCCTGCCCGCGGACGCCCGCGCTCTGGCGGACGCCCTGTGGCTGGCCCGGTGGATCACCCCGGGGGCGGCCGACGGCGACGTGACGCCTGCCGAGGAGACGGTTCCGCCCACCGCACAGGGTCCAAAACCGGCCACTTTCTCTGTGGATTCCCGTGGCCGGGATTCCGCCCGCGACACGCCGTCCGTCACGGAGCCCGCCGCCCGGGACCGCCCCCGGCGCACGGAAGTGGACCTGCTGCCCGCCCAGGACGACCGCACCCTGGCCCCCGACCACGGCCGCCTCGGCGAGGTCGGCATCCCCGTGGCCTCCGCCTTCCCGGGCCTGCTGCCGCTGCAGCGCGCCCTGCGGCCGATCCAGCGCTACCACCCGCCGGTCGCCCCGGTCCGCCAGGAGCTGGACGAGGACGCCACCGCCGAACTCTCCGCACACGCCGAGATGATCATCCCGGTGCTGCGCGGCGTCCGCCGCCGCGCGGCCAGCCTGCGCCTGCTCATGGACGGCTCCTCCTCCATGGCCGTGTGGGAGCAGATGCTGCACGACCTGCGGCAGGTCTGCGAGCGGGTCGGCGCCTTCCGCGACGTGACGGTGCACTACCTCCACCCGTACGGCGACGAGGTCGGCGTCGCCGCGGGCCCCGGCCGGGACGCGCCGCTGCGCCCCGCCGACCAGCTGCACGACCCCACGGGCCACCACGTCACCCTCATCGTGAGCGACTGCGCGGGCCCGCTGTGGCGCGACGGGCGCATCCAGCGCCTGCTGTACCGCTGGGTGGCCGACGCGCCGCTCGCCGTCGTACAGCCGCTGCCGCAGCGGATGTGGGCGCGCACCCTGCTGCCCGCCGTCGCGGGCACGCTCGTACGGCAGCAGGGCCCGTACCGCGCCCTGGACTTCCGCCCCGCCCGGCGCCGCCGCCGTACCCCCGCCACGGCCGGGCAGACGCAGGGCGGCACCCGCGAGCGCGCCGTACCGGTCCTGTCGGCCGCGCCCGCGGCCCTCGGCGGCTGGGCCCGGCTGGCCGCGGCCGATTCCGGCCTGTCGCTGCGCGGCGCCGCCGCCGTCGTCCGCTGCGACCACGGCCTGGGCACGGACGTCGCCCGCGCCGCCGAGCGCCCCGAACCGTCCCGGCTGGTGCGCGAGTTCGAGCAGACCGCTTCGCCGGACGCCCGCCATCTGGCCGTCCACCTGTCGGCCGTACCGCTCGCGCTGCCCGTCATCCAGCTCGTCCAGCGCGCGATGCTGCCCCAGACCGGCCCCGCCGAGCTGGCGGAGGTGCTGCTCAGCGGCCTGATAGAGCAGCTTCCCGACCCCGCGGGCCCGCCGGGTGGCGAGGGCCCGGCCGGCGGCCCCTGGTACGAATTCGTGCCCGGCGTACGGGACGAGCTGCTGAGCCGCCTGAGCGCCGGCGAGGCCGCCCTCGTCCTCAAGCACTGCTCCCTCTACATCGAGCGCACGTTCGGCCGCAGCGCCCGGAACTTCCCCGCGGTCGCGGTCGCCATGCTCTCCGGCAGCGGCCGGGAACCGACGACCGGGCAGCGCGCCGTGCCCGAGCCGTTCGCGCGGATCTCCGAGCGGGTGCTGCGCCGGTTCGAACCGGCCCTGCGGACGCCCGCACAGCTGTCGTACGCGCCCGACGGGCCCGCCGCCGAGGGCGCCGCGCTGCTGGCGCGCTACGAACAGGAGGGCACGGTACGGGACTTGATCGAAGCCGTGCGGCTGCTGCGCGCGGCGGCGCAGAGCCTGCCCGCCGCGGGCACCGACCTCGCCCGCGCGCTGCTGCACGGCTGGGCGAAGTGGCGGCAGCCGGACGCGCTGGAGGAGGCGGAACGGGCGGTACGGGCGGCCGCCGAGGCCGTCGGCGGCGATCCGGCGCAGACGCCGGACGGGGACGGCGAGGCGCGCGTCAGGGCGCTGATCGTGCTCGCCCGGGTGCGCTACGCCGCCGCGCAGGAACGCGGCGCCGCGGGGTACCCGGACGGTGAACGGAGCGCGTTGGAGGAGGCCGCGCGCCACCTGGACACCGCCTGCGGGCTGATGAGCCTGCTGGATCCCCGCGTATTGGAGAGCATGGTGCTGCGTACCGAAGTGCTGCGGCGGCTGGCCGCGCTGCCCTCGGCCGCCACGGCCTTCACCGGCCGCGCCGCCGACCCGCTCGACGAGGCCGAACAGGCCCTGACCACCCTCCTGGAACAGTGGCCCAGCGGCGAGCAGGTGCCCGGCGAGATCTACGCCGCGCGCGGCGGTGTCCTGCTGGACCAGGCGCGCCGCGCCGCCGGACACGAGGAGGCCACCGAGACGTACGCCGGGGCGCTCGCCCTGCGCGCCACCGCCGATCTGGACGCCGCCACGACCCTGCTGCGCCGCCGGGGCGGCTCCGCGGACCGCGAGGTCTGCGAGACGCTGCTGGAGCTGGCCCAGGCCCGCTCGCTGCTCGGCGGCGGCACCGGCCCGGACGCCGTGCTCCCGGTCCTGGAGCGGGCCCGCGCGCTCGCCCGGGAACTGCGCGACCCGGCCCTGGAGGCGGAGAGCCTGAGCCGTACGGCCGAGGCGTACAGCGCTCTGCACGCCCGCACCGCCGACCCGGAAGCGCTGGACGCGGCCATCGATGCGCTGGCCGCCGCGCTGCGCCTGACCACCCCCGACTCGCCCGAGCACAGCTCCCTGCTCGCCCGGCGCGGCGCCGCGCTGCTGCTGCGCGCCCGCCTGGAGCCCCCCGGCGACCAGGCCAAGCGACTGGCGAACGAGGCGGTGCACGTGCTGCGCGAGGCGCTCGGCCGGGTCGCCCCGCACGACCCCGAACTGGGCTCCCACCGCCTGCTGTTCGGCCGTGCCCTGCGCCTGCGCCACGACCGCCAGCCCTCGCTGGCCGATCTGCACGAGGCGGACTGGGTGCTGGAGCTGGCCGCGCGCAGTTCGGCCGATCCGGTGGTCAGTGCGGAGGCATGGCTGGAGGTCGGTGACGTCCAGCTCGTACTGGACCGCCGCTTCGACTCCCGCGAGCGGCACGACCGCGCCGCCGCGGCCTACCGCCGGGCCGCCGCCGCGGCCGAACGGGCCGGCAGCCCGCTGCTGGCGGCGCGCGCCCACCACCGGCGGGCCGGCGTCCTGGAGGACACGGCGGGGCCGCAGGCGGCGCTGCCCGCGTACCGGGAGAGCTGGGAGCAGTGGCAGCGCGCGTCCGAGGAGAACGGCCCGGAGGCCCGGCGCACGAGGGAGCGGATGCGCGCCCTGGAACCGTCCGAATGA
- a CDS encoding AAA family ATPase has protein sequence MSDWLIYRGAGAPHDGIEQLPPPPPWRDFDGGPLVAPPTALDHASERRLGVQRREASYHRPGETERELVNAALYLRRPLLVTGAPGSGKSTLAHSVAYELGLGRVLNWSIVSRSSLRDGLYEYDAIGRLQDLQIARAARPQTTPGPAEGRPGPQDEPGGGIGRYIRLGPLGTALLPAAKPRVLLVDELDKSDIDLPNDLLNVLEEGEFRIPELERLAGSAPEVPVLSDDGVRVTVRDGRVRCRAFPFIVLTSNGERDFPAPLLRRCIHLNIPTPDKERLADMVRAHFGESAAAEHESVIDRFLDREPGDVRAVDQLLNAIHLTRQAGWADEDEEETRRRLTAELLRPLDRTR, from the coding sequence GTGAGCGACTGGCTCATCTACCGTGGCGCGGGGGCTCCGCACGACGGCATCGAGCAGTTACCGCCACCCCCTCCATGGCGCGATTTCGACGGCGGCCCGCTCGTGGCGCCGCCCACGGCTCTCGACCACGCCTCCGAGCGCCGGCTCGGCGTGCAGCGCCGCGAGGCCAGCTACCACCGGCCGGGCGAGACCGAGCGCGAGCTGGTCAACGCGGCGCTCTACCTGCGCCGTCCCCTGCTGGTGACGGGCGCCCCGGGCAGCGGGAAGTCCACCCTCGCGCACTCGGTCGCCTACGAACTGGGCCTCGGCCGGGTGCTGAACTGGTCCATCGTCAGCCGCAGTTCGCTGCGTGACGGGCTGTACGAGTACGACGCCATCGGTCGCCTCCAGGACCTCCAGATCGCCCGCGCGGCCCGCCCGCAGACGACGCCGGGGCCGGCGGAGGGGCGGCCGGGCCCGCAGGACGAGCCGGGCGGCGGCATCGGCCGCTACATCCGTCTCGGCCCGCTCGGCACGGCCCTGCTGCCCGCCGCGAAGCCGCGTGTGCTGCTCGTCGACGAGCTGGACAAGAGCGACATCGACCTGCCGAACGACCTGCTCAACGTGCTGGAGGAAGGGGAGTTCCGGATTCCGGAGCTGGAGCGGCTGGCCGGATCGGCCCCCGAGGTGCCGGTGCTGAGCGACGACGGCGTACGGGTCACCGTGCGGGACGGCCGGGTGCGCTGCCGCGCCTTCCCGTTCATCGTGCTGACCAGCAACGGCGAGCGGGACTTCCCCGCGCCGCTGCTGCGCCGCTGTATCCACCTGAACATCCCCACGCCCGACAAGGAGCGGCTCGCGGACATGGTGCGGGCGCACTTCGGCGAGAGCGCCGCGGCCGAGCACGAGTCCGTCATCGACCGCTTCCTGGACCGCGAGCCCGGCGACGTACGGGCCGTGGACCAGCTGCTCAACGCGATCCACCTGACGCGGCAGGCCGGCTGGGCGGACGAGGACGAGGAGGAGACGCGGCGGCGCCTGACGGCCGAGCTGCTGCGGCCCCTGGATCGGACCAGGTGA
- a CDS encoding VMAP-C domain-containing protein, whose translation MAASEGGQGSARSERADREKYAHLLGHAGRATVAVRAAPGVDPAPLWGSGVFVAPGWVLTCAHVLVSGDGRRRPTGPGGEVGVAFGGRVAAARLEYDLSRPAPEYPAGHGPRTDLALLRLVDPDVAHPCAWLSDQPAALLEDAFIFRGHDRPGAGTDAGHGPGEDDAVGACPAPAHMIAPAPMDVDPFIAVRFGARDARGLQFGSDVRVTPGASGGPLLDCDRGEVVGIVKGSHREDRVGLAVPVTELRRLAPYHLVPGAEGLGDDPYHALMSLHDRWHWAGQDLGGSGEPTWFDAQHAIMSGRGRLWGVQERLQALDLLASLPAPRDPLVVAAAVAEALGRADPSGRTGRAGPWTLRTWRDGHGALYQGSDPYTELCAFVHYLRIVAQRTADEARGVPGDEGAGMRAAAERLALFVAAKAVVLLPRDRERIGPVRRRPDSVLVEFEPLFYDDAGGRQLFNWSVSEGYGQGQWQRVEVQESRNGMTFEEARGQVLRRLGPRLLRADDAAGGVRVRLEVAVPEEHWHTAADRWQVPASTRRTARLRPLGPARAVVLRDQGRRQEDREGVDPAWLRRWQGLVGAGRLTALRVPPGPRASVSGLSRLLEEADEGAVPALCRSVADGTGLEAVGWALDAGHPVALWPAGGHDERDCDRVCDEFHREVRQLLGAPKSVAELPELVRELRAKAAEGGASWARDLVLLYDDPGNPIPQLFSQGTQLSPQ comes from the coding sequence ATGGCGGCCTCGGAAGGCGGTCAGGGGTCGGCGCGCTCCGAGCGCGCCGACCGTGAGAAGTACGCGCATCTCCTCGGCCACGCGGGCCGCGCCACCGTCGCCGTACGCGCGGCGCCCGGCGTGGACCCGGCCCCGCTGTGGGGCAGCGGTGTGTTCGTGGCACCCGGGTGGGTGTTGACCTGCGCACATGTGCTGGTCAGCGGGGACGGGCGGCGCCGCCCGACCGGGCCGGGCGGGGAGGTCGGTGTCGCGTTCGGGGGCCGGGTGGCCGCCGCGCGTCTGGAGTACGACCTGAGCCGCCCGGCGCCCGAGTACCCGGCCGGCCACGGCCCCCGTACCGACCTGGCCCTGCTGCGGCTGGTCGATCCGGATGTCGCGCACCCGTGCGCCTGGCTCAGTGATCAGCCGGCGGCGCTTCTGGAGGACGCGTTCATCTTCCGGGGGCATGATCGGCCCGGGGCCGGTACGGACGCCGGTCACGGGCCCGGCGAGGACGACGCCGTCGGTGCCTGCCCTGCCCCGGCCCACATGATCGCCCCCGCCCCCATGGACGTCGATCCCTTCATCGCCGTCCGCTTCGGCGCCCGCGACGCCCGCGGGCTCCAGTTCGGCAGTGATGTGCGGGTCACCCCGGGCGCGTCCGGCGGGCCGCTGCTGGACTGTGACCGCGGGGAGGTCGTCGGCATCGTCAAGGGAAGTCACCGTGAGGACCGGGTCGGGCTCGCGGTGCCGGTGACGGAGTTGCGGCGGCTGGCCCCGTACCACCTCGTACCGGGAGCCGAGGGGCTCGGCGACGATCCGTACCACGCGCTGATGAGCCTCCACGACCGCTGGCACTGGGCGGGGCAGGATCTCGGCGGGTCGGGTGAGCCGACCTGGTTCGACGCGCAGCACGCGATCATGTCGGGGCGCGGCCGGCTGTGGGGCGTGCAGGAGCGGCTGCAGGCGCTCGATCTGCTGGCGTCGCTGCCCGCGCCCCGCGATCCGCTGGTGGTGGCGGCCGCGGTCGCCGAGGCGCTGGGCCGTGCGGATCCTTCGGGCCGTACGGGGCGGGCCGGGCCGTGGACGCTGCGTACGTGGCGGGACGGGCACGGTGCGCTCTACCAGGGCAGCGACCCGTACACGGAGCTGTGCGCCTTCGTGCACTACCTGCGCATCGTCGCGCAGCGCACCGCCGACGAGGCGCGCGGCGTACCCGGTGACGAGGGGGCCGGGATGCGTGCGGCGGCCGAGCGGCTGGCCCTGTTCGTGGCGGCCAAGGCGGTCGTCCTGCTGCCCCGGGACCGGGAGCGGATCGGCCCGGTGCGGCGCCGCCCGGACTCGGTCCTGGTGGAGTTCGAGCCGCTGTTCTATGACGATGCGGGCGGGCGGCAGCTGTTCAACTGGTCGGTGAGCGAGGGGTACGGCCAGGGGCAGTGGCAGCGCGTCGAGGTCCAGGAGTCGCGGAACGGCATGACCTTCGAGGAGGCACGCGGCCAGGTTCTGCGGCGGCTGGGGCCGCGTCTGCTGCGTGCGGACGACGCGGCGGGCGGCGTCCGGGTGCGTCTGGAGGTGGCGGTTCCGGAGGAGCACTGGCACACCGCTGCGGACCGCTGGCAGGTGCCCGCCTCCACCCGCCGTACGGCGCGGCTGCGCCCGCTGGGCCCGGCGCGCGCAGTGGTGCTGCGCGACCAGGGGCGCCGCCAGGAGGACCGGGAGGGGGTCGATCCGGCCTGGCTGCGGCGTTGGCAGGGGCTGGTCGGTGCGGGGCGGTTGACGGCGCTGCGGGTGCCGCCCGGCCCACGGGCGTCGGTTTCGGGGCTGTCGCGGCTGCTGGAGGAGGCGGACGAGGGCGCGGTCCCGGCGCTGTGCCGGTCGGTGGCGGACGGCACCGGGCTGGAGGCCGTCGGGTGGGCGCTGGACGCCGGCCACCCGGTGGCGCTGTGGCCGGCCGGGGGGCACGACGAGCGCGACTGCGACCGGGTGTGTGACGAGTTCCACCGGGAGGTGCGGCAGCTGCTCGGGGCGCCGAAGTCGGTGGCCGAGCTTCCCGAACTGGTGCGTGAGCTGCGCGCCAAGGCCGCGGAGGGCGGTGCCTCCTGGGCCCGCGATCTCGTGCTGCTCTATGACGACCCGGGCAACCCGATCCCCCAACTCTTCTCCCAGGGCACGCAATTGTCGCCCCAATGA
- a CDS encoding DUF4097 family beta strand repeat-containing protein, with protein sequence MSARTEWSVSAPRTLEIEEEVTALEVRVVGGTVNVVGTTDGGRPRVEISELSGPPLTVRQEAGTLTVTYDDLPWKGFLKFLDRKGWHRSAVVSVTVPTATNVAIGTVGASAVISGIDGRTELRGVSGDSTLVRLTGPVRAETVSGRVEGQAVTGDLRFNSVSGDLTLIEGSGATVKADSVSGDMVLDLDPAATGTDVQLTTVSGEVAIRLPAPGDAEVDANTTSGTVANAFEDLRVSGQWGAKRITGRLGSGSGRLKVTTLSGGLALLRRPPSPDDRHRPPSPDDRHRPPSPDGPADTTDSPADKKVL encoded by the coding sequence ATGTCAGCCCGGACCGAGTGGTCGGTCTCCGCACCGCGCACGCTGGAGATCGAGGAAGAGGTCACCGCACTGGAGGTGCGCGTCGTCGGCGGCACCGTCAACGTCGTCGGGACGACCGACGGCGGCCGCCCCCGCGTGGAGATCAGCGAGCTGTCCGGCCCGCCGCTGACCGTACGGCAGGAGGCGGGCACGCTCACCGTCACGTACGACGACCTGCCCTGGAAGGGCTTCCTGAAGTTCCTCGACCGCAAGGGCTGGCACCGCAGCGCAGTGGTCTCGGTCACCGTCCCCACCGCGACGAACGTCGCGATCGGCACCGTGGGGGCGAGTGCGGTGATCTCGGGGATCGACGGGCGTACGGAGCTGCGCGGCGTGTCGGGGGACAGCACCCTCGTCCGCCTGACGGGCCCCGTACGGGCCGAGACCGTGTCCGGACGGGTGGAGGGCCAGGCCGTCACGGGCGACCTGAGGTTCAACTCGGTCTCGGGCGACCTGACCCTCATCGAGGGGTCGGGCGCCACCGTGAAGGCGGATTCGGTCAGCGGCGACATGGTCCTGGATCTCGATCCGGCGGCGACGGGTACGGACGTCCAGCTGACGACGGTTTCCGGCGAGGTCGCCATCCGGCTGCCCGCGCCGGGCGACGCCGAGGTGGACGCGAACACGACCAGCGGTACGGTCGCCAACGCCTTCGAGGATCTGCGGGTCAGCGGCCAGTGGGGGGCCAAGCGGATCACGGGCCGGCTCGGCTCGGGCAGCGGCCGGCTGAAGGTCACCACGCTCTCCGGCGGCCTGGCCCTGCTGCGCCGCCCGCCGTCCCCGGACGATCGGCACCGCCCGCCGTCCCCGGACGACCGGCACCGCCCGCCGTCCCCGGACGGCCCCGCCGACACCACGGACTCCCCCGCCGACAAGAAGGTGCTCTGA
- a CDS encoding DUF6104 family protein has translation MYFTDRGIEELESRRGEEEVTLAWLADQLRTFVDLNPDFEVPVERLATWLARLDDEEE, from the coding sequence GTGTATTTCACGGATCGCGGTATCGAGGAACTGGAGAGCCGACGCGGCGAGGAAGAGGTCACCCTGGCCTGGCTGGCCGACCAGCTCCGCACGTTCGTGGACCTCAACCCCGACTTCGAGGTCCCGGTAGAGCGCCTGGCGACGTGGCTGGCGCGCTTGGACGACGAGGAGGAGTAG
- a CDS encoding SCO6745 family protein: MSEYPAVARRMWRQLEPVHALLYFAPEAFEEAAALGFDTGSRWPSYFAWRTAPLGAAGPELVAATFYSFSPRMIARYVPAIWSTAAPGKILDARLRAVDRILTGLLRSGRVSDGQVAEAARLARQAAENASMAARPLAAANRDLPWPDAPHLALWHAITVLREHRGDGHLAALLTHDLEPCEALVSFAAIGAAPKSDFKGRGWSSQEWSAAHDRLAARGWIAPDGSPTDRAREGRDEVERMTDRLAAGPWRALGRSRAERLAQLLNPLLGTISEAGLLPRHGTLGIGAVKVAYP; this comes from the coding sequence ATGTCGGAATACCCCGCGGTGGCCCGCCGGATGTGGCGCCAGCTGGAGCCCGTCCACGCCCTTCTCTACTTCGCACCCGAGGCGTTCGAGGAGGCGGCGGCCCTCGGCTTCGACACCGGTTCCCGCTGGCCCAGCTACTTCGCCTGGCGCACTGCGCCGCTCGGCGCCGCCGGTCCCGAGCTGGTGGCCGCGACGTTCTACAGCTTCAGCCCGCGGATGATCGCCCGCTATGTGCCGGCGATCTGGTCGACGGCGGCGCCCGGCAAGATACTGGACGCGCGACTGCGGGCGGTGGACCGCATACTGACCGGCCTGCTGAGATCCGGGCGGGTCTCCGACGGCCAGGTCGCCGAGGCCGCCCGGCTGGCCCGCCAGGCGGCCGAGAACGCCTCCATGGCCGCCCGCCCGCTGGCCGCCGCCAATCGCGACCTGCCCTGGCCGGACGCGCCGCACCTGGCGCTCTGGCACGCCATCACGGTGCTGCGCGAGCACCGCGGCGACGGCCACCTGGCGGCCCTGCTGACCCACGATCTGGAACCGTGCGAGGCGCTGGTGTCGTTCGCCGCGATCGGCGCCGCGCCGAAGTCCGATTTCAAGGGGCGCGGCTGGTCTTCGCAGGAGTGGAGCGCCGCGCACGACCGGCTGGCCGCGCGCGGCTGGATCGCCCCGGACGGCAGCCCCACGGACCGGGCCCGTGAGGGCCGTGACGAGGTCGAGCGGATGACGGACCGGCTGGCCGCCGGCCCCTGGCGGGCCCTGGGCCGCTCCCGCGCGGAGCGCCTCGCCCAGCTGCTGAATCCGCTACTGGGCACGATCTCGGAGGCCGGACTGCTGCCGCGGCACGGGACGTTGGGGATCGGGGCGGTGAAGGTCGCGTATCCGTAG
- a CDS encoding PadR family transcriptional regulator: MPPVFAHGRLRLYLLKLLDEAPRHGYEIIRLLEERFQGLYAPSAGTVYPRLAKLEAEGLVTHTTEGGRKVYSITAAGRAELADRGGELADLEMEIRESVAALASDIREDVSGSARDVRREMREAAKQARQGRRGGEEHDFPDASDFFDGRYGDRESWRQAKEEFRRAKEEWKEQARRAKEESRRAKQDAQRARKQAREARSFVRDEVQEAIKRVQEQAQEHVRTGDWAGALREALSEVSREVGRFTAGPEGAAGADRPGGGAGQAPEDGGGVGLTKEDAATRPGGDGRGAARAEAAGRVPPEPAWASEPGSGDPARDFDRLLDRFRDDLRDAARDHGVTAEQLKDVRSRLSATAAHVGALLRDPEAYAAGQEPPR, encoded by the coding sequence ATGCCTCCCGTCTTCGCCCACGGCCGCCTCCGCCTCTACCTGCTCAAGCTGCTGGACGAGGCGCCGCGGCACGGTTACGAGATCATCCGCCTGCTGGAGGAGCGTTTCCAGGGCCTGTACGCACCGTCCGCCGGCACGGTCTACCCGCGGCTGGCCAAGCTGGAGGCCGAGGGGCTGGTCACCCATACCACCGAGGGCGGCCGCAAGGTGTATTCGATCACCGCGGCGGGGCGCGCCGAACTGGCGGACCGGGGCGGTGAGCTGGCGGATCTGGAGATGGAGATCCGGGAGTCGGTCGCGGCGCTGGCGTCCGACATCCGGGAGGACGTGAGCGGCTCGGCGCGGGACGTGCGCCGCGAGATGCGGGAGGCCGCCAAACAGGCCCGGCAGGGCCGGCGCGGCGGCGAGGAGCACGATTTCCCGGACGCCTCCGATTTCTTCGACGGCCGGTACGGCGACCGGGAGTCCTGGCGGCAGGCGAAGGAGGAGTTCCGCCGCGCCAAGGAGGAGTGGAAGGAGCAGGCGCGGCGGGCGAAGGAGGAGAGCCGGCGGGCCAAGCAGGACGCGCAGCGGGCGCGCAAGCAGGCCCGCGAGGCGCGGTCGTTCGTGCGCGACGAGGTCCAGGAGGCCATCAAGCGCGTACAGGAACAGGCCCAGGAGCATGTACGTACCGGGGACTGGGCCGGGGCCCTGCGCGAGGCGCTGTCGGAGGTCTCGCGCGAGGTGGGCCGGTTCACGGCCGGGCCGGAGGGGGCGGCGGGCGCGGACCGGCCGGGCGGGGGCGCCGGGCAGGCGCCGGAGGACGGCGGCGGCGTGGGCCTCACCAAGGAGGACGCCGCGACGCGGCCCGGCGGTGACGGTCGTGGCGCGGCGCGCGCGGAGGCCGCCGGCCGGGTGCCCCCGGAGCCCGCGTGGGCGTCCGAGCCCGGTTCCGGCGACCCGGCGCGGGACTTCGACCGGCTGCTGGACCGCTTCCGCGACGACCTGCGGGACGCCGCGCGCGATCACGGTGTGACGGCGGAGCAGTTGAAGGACGTACGCAGCCGTCTGTCCGCGACCGCTGCGCACGTCGGAGCGTTGCTGCGTGACCCGGAGGCATATGCGGCCGGACAGGAGCCGCCGCGCTGA